One segment of Stappia sp. 28M-7 DNA contains the following:
- a CDS encoding S8 family serine peptidase, with protein sequence MSCVARRLARAIRASTCLTVLPLAAAAWTPAAADEYSAQWGLGMIGARIAHERGWTGRGVTVGVVDSGIIAGHPDLEPNVTPQSFSGHTLGPSDGDVVGHGTHVAGTIAALANGVGMVGVAPGAQVTSLQLSGPTGDIDETRLDSIAASAISYGLDQGIEFFNNSWGSDPMMPEGGSDLETVRTYFLNERPQMMATFQRVVDQGAVLVWANGNDGFPSVALEPGLPHIFPELRANWLSVAAVGRDGTLADYSNRCGLAMTWCLSAPGGGDDQDADGIYSTSNTGGYVNMSGTSMAAPHVTAALAIAREMFPDAPATELAQLVLATSRDVGAPGIDSEYGWGLLDLANLTATREGSTASVFSQSQTAQASTLSQIAGTISNLAAAHGSGKAMPGTVSLSSHGAAPGEAARYRLWGSMLGSFSGTSANAGSPGSISRTGGMLTGIDVTLADGIGGGVGIGFTSGNSQGGGNTARATGLHAVAYGSYSAGGFFADAAGGLTRFETSRTRNAIAGAGGAVAFTGSSNAVDVGAWSNARVGMTFETMGATVQPYVQARLVHQWLGSSTETGAGVFSLAAPSANASQFDAGAGVRVAAPAMALGTVATVAPVMDVAYARAIGSLGDRRNATMLGAPVTATGNGIGRDIARLSAGVEVNSATNGLSGTLTYAGEYRARAQSHALAARMSYKF encoded by the coding sequence ATGTCCTGCGTTGCCAGAAGACTTGCCCGCGCTATCCGCGCCTCCACCTGCCTGACCGTCCTTCCCCTTGCCGCAGCCGCCTGGACGCCGGCCGCCGCCGACGAATACTCGGCCCAATGGGGCCTTGGCATGATCGGCGCCCGCATCGCCCACGAGCGCGGCTGGACCGGTCGCGGCGTCACTGTCGGCGTCGTCGACAGCGGCATCATCGCCGGCCACCCCGACCTTGAGCCCAACGTCACCCCGCAGTCCTTCAGCGGCCACACGCTCGGCCCGTCCGACGGCGATGTCGTCGGCCACGGCACCCATGTCGCCGGCACCATCGCCGCGCTCGCCAACGGCGTCGGCATGGTCGGCGTCGCCCCCGGCGCGCAGGTGACCTCGCTGCAGCTGTCCGGCCCGACCGGCGACATCGACGAGACCCGTCTCGACAGCATCGCCGCCTCGGCCATTTCCTACGGCCTCGACCAGGGCATCGAGTTCTTCAACAACTCCTGGGGCTCCGACCCGATGATGCCGGAGGGCGGCAGCGACCTCGAGACGGTCCGCACCTACTTCCTGAACGAACGCCCGCAGATGATGGCGACCTTCCAGCGCGTCGTCGACCAGGGCGCGGTGCTGGTCTGGGCCAACGGCAACGACGGCTTCCCGAGCGTTGCGCTGGAGCCCGGCCTGCCGCACATCTTCCCCGAGCTGCGGGCCAACTGGCTGTCGGTCGCGGCCGTCGGGCGCGACGGCACGCTCGCCGACTATTCCAACCGCTGCGGCCTTGCCATGACCTGGTGCCTGTCGGCGCCGGGCGGCGGCGACGACCAGGATGCGGACGGCATCTACTCGACCTCCAACACCGGCGGCTATGTCAACATGTCGGGCACCTCGATGGCCGCCCCGCATGTGACGGCGGCACTCGCCATTGCCCGCGAGATGTTCCCCGATGCGCCCGCCACCGAGCTGGCGCAGCTGGTGCTGGCGACCTCGCGCGATGTCGGCGCGCCGGGCATCGACAGCGAATACGGCTGGGGCCTTCTCGATCTTGCCAACCTGACCGCCACGCGCGAGGGCAGCACCGCCTCGGTGTTCAGCCAGTCGCAGACCGCCCAGGCCTCGACCCTGTCGCAGATCGCCGGCACCATCTCGAACCTGGCCGCCGCACACGGATCGGGCAAGGCCATGCCCGGCACGGTCAGCCTGTCGAGCCATGGCGCCGCCCCCGGAGAAGCCGCCCGCTACCGGCTGTGGGGGTCGATGCTCGGCAGCTTCTCCGGCACCTCGGCAAACGCCGGCTCCCCCGGCAGCATCAGCCGCACCGGCGGCATGCTGACCGGTATCGACGTCACGCTGGCCGACGGCATCGGCGGCGGTGTCGGCATCGGCTTCACCTCGGGCAACAGCCAGGGCGGCGGCAACACCGCGCGTGCGACCGGCCTACATGCGGTGGCCTATGGCAGCTACTCGGCCGGCGGCTTCTTCGCCGACGCGGCCGGCGGCCTGACCCGCTTCGAGACGAGCCGCACCCGCAACGCCATTGCCGGCGCCGGCGGCGCCGTCGCCTTTACCGGATCGAGCAACGCCGTCGATGTCGGCGCCTGGTCGAATGCCCGCGTCGGCATGACCTTCGAGACGATGGGCGCGACCGTGCAGCCCTATGTGCAGGCCCGCCTCGTGCATCAGTGGCTGGGCAGCTCGACCGAGACCGGCGCCGGCGTCTTCTCGCTTGCCGCTCCGTCCGCAAATGCCAGCCAGTTCGATGCCGGCGCGGGTGTGCGCGTTGCCGCGCCCGCGATGGCGCTCGGCACCGTGGCAACGGTCGCCCCGGTGATGGACGTTGCCTATGCCCGGGCCATCGGCTCGCTCGGCGACCGCCGCAACGCCACCATGCTGGGCGCCCCCGTCACCGCCACCGGCAACGGAATCGGTCGCGACATCGCCCGCCTGTCGGCCGGCGTCGAGGTCAATTCCGCGACCAACGGCCTGTCCGGCACGCTCACCTATGCGGGCGAATACCGGGCACGCGCCCAGTCGCACGCCCTGGCCGCGCGCATGTCCTACAAGTTCTGA
- a CDS encoding Bax inhibitor-1/YccA family protein — translation MSTFDRNSNMRYAAAGANAQAGVYDEGLRAYMLGVYNYMALGLGITGVLALATAYFATTQDPAQAAATLGNGTLLTQLGVTLYGSPLKWVVMLAPLAMVFFLSFRIQSMSASTAQTTFWVYAALMGVSLSSIFLVYTGGSIARVFFITAASFGALSLYGYTTKKDLSGWGSFLFMGLIGIIIASLVNLFLASSALQFAISVIGVLVFAGLTAYDTQQIKEMYHSGDGSEIARKKSIMGALRLYLDFINLFLMLLQLFGNRE, via the coding sequence ATGTCGACCTTCGACCGCAATTCCAACATGAGGTACGCTGCGGCCGGCGCAAACGCACAGGCCGGCGTCTATGATGAGGGCCTGCGCGCCTACATGCTGGGCGTCTACAACTACATGGCCCTCGGCCTCGGCATCACCGGTGTGCTGGCTCTGGCCACTGCCTATTTCGCCACGACGCAGGATCCCGCCCAGGCGGCCGCCACGCTCGGCAACGGCACCCTGCTGACCCAGCTCGGCGTCACGCTCTACGGCAGCCCGCTGAAGTGGGTGGTGATGCTCGCCCCGCTCGCCATGGTGTTCTTCCTCAGCTTCCGCATCCAGTCGATGAGCGCCTCCACCGCCCAGACCACCTTCTGGGTCTATGCGGCGCTGATGGGCGTGTCGCTGTCCTCGATCTTCCTCGTCTATACGGGCGGGTCGATCGCACGGGTGTTCTTCATCACCGCGGCTTCCTTCGGTGCGCTGAGCCTGTACGGCTACACCACCAAGAAGGACCTGTCGGGCTGGGGTTCGTTCCTGTTCATGGGCCTGATCGGCATCATCATCGCCTCGCTGGTCAACCTCTTCCTTGCCTCTTCGGCGCTGCAGTTCGCCATCTCGGTGATCGGCGTGCTGGTCTTCGCGGGCCTGACCGCCTACGACACCCAGCAGATCAAGGAAATGTACCATTCGGGCGACGGCTCCGAGATTGCACGCAAGAAGTCGATCATGGGTGCCCTGCGCCTGTACCTCGACTTCATCAACCTCTTCCTCATGCTGCTGCAGCTGTTCGGCAACCGCGAGTAA
- a CDS encoding ABC transporter permease, whose amino-acid sequence MHGVLPAPSQRRARPPLGLAFRFALREMRGGLKGFYVFIACIALGVAAIAGVASVSRALVEGIAAEGTSILGGDMSVRLIHRTADEQELAWLDSLGDLSRIATLRAMARVPDSGEQTLVELKAVDNAYPLYGEMQLSGGEALDAALAQQDGLYGAVVEPELLVRLGLEKGDTLVLGRASLRIADTIAAEPDRLSDGINFGPRMIVSDAALEQTGLVQPGSLVRWLYRIRLPEGTSTAAIETLAKEANQRFPLAGWRVQSRANAAPGLQRNIDRLAQFLTLVGLTALVVGGVGVANAVRSYLDAKRPVIATFRCVGADGDFVFRVYLIQILCLAALGIAAGLVLGALIPFVATGFITAVLPVKAVTSIYPAELGLGVLYGGLTALAFALWPLGRAHDVPPSLLFRDDASATRTWPRKRYIVATAAAVLLLAGLAIVLAGDLRISLTYVGATAVVFVLLMLIARGIMAAARRMPHPRGAELRLALANIHRPGALTPSVVLSLGLGLSLLVALALIDGNLRRELGTTITQNAPSFFFLDVQQSEREAFDALLAREAPGGTIDGAPMLRGRIAAVNGVPSDQIVAPEGGGWVLRGDRGITYAAEKPANAELTQGSWWAPDHSGTPLVSFEADAGADLGLKIGDTITVNVLGRELTAEIANFRRVEWESLAINFVMVFSPNTFAGAPHTHLRTLAYADGGDEARGLALLKTLSQEFPTVTAVRVKDAIQQVNNLVEQLAWAIRAAASITLVASVLVLGGALAAGHRHRVYDAVILKTLGATRGRLIASFSMEYAILGLVTAAFAVIAGALAASFVLVEIMDATFTFLPVTAFGAALAALVLTVGFGLIGTWQVLGRKPAPVLRNL is encoded by the coding sequence ATGCACGGTGTCCTGCCCGCCCCCTCGCAGCGCCGCGCCCGCCCGCCCCTCGGCCTTGCCTTCCGCTTCGCCCTTCGCGAGATGCGCGGCGGGCTGAAGGGGTTCTACGTCTTTATCGCCTGCATCGCGCTTGGCGTTGCCGCGATTGCCGGCGTTGCCTCGGTTTCGCGCGCCCTTGTCGAGGGCATCGCCGCCGAAGGCACCTCGATTCTCGGCGGCGACATGTCGGTGCGCCTGATCCACCGCACCGCAGACGAGCAGGAACTCGCCTGGCTCGACAGCCTCGGCGACCTCTCGCGCATTGCCACCTTGCGCGCCATGGCGCGCGTCCCGGACAGCGGCGAGCAGACCCTCGTCGAGCTCAAGGCCGTCGACAACGCCTACCCGCTTTATGGCGAGATGCAGCTTTCAGGCGGCGAGGCGCTGGATGCGGCCCTAGCCCAACAGGACGGGCTTTACGGCGCCGTGGTGGAACCGGAGCTGCTGGTGCGCCTCGGGCTGGAAAAGGGCGACACGCTGGTTCTCGGCCGCGCCAGCCTGCGCATCGCCGACACCATCGCTGCCGAGCCGGACCGTCTCAGCGACGGCATCAATTTCGGCCCCCGGATGATCGTCTCCGATGCCGCGCTGGAGCAGACCGGCCTCGTGCAGCCCGGCAGCCTGGTTCGCTGGCTCTATCGCATCCGCCTTCCCGAGGGCACCTCCACCGCCGCCATCGAGACCCTGGCCAAGGAGGCCAACCAGCGCTTCCCGCTCGCCGGCTGGCGGGTGCAGTCGCGTGCCAATGCCGCGCCCGGTTTGCAGCGCAACATCGACCGCCTGGCCCAGTTCCTCACCCTTGTCGGCCTGACCGCACTGGTGGTCGGCGGCGTCGGCGTCGCCAATGCGGTGCGTTCCTATCTCGACGCCAAGCGCCCGGTGATCGCCACCTTCCGCTGTGTCGGCGCCGACGGCGACTTCGTCTTCCGCGTCTATCTCATCCAGATCCTTTGCCTTGCCGCACTCGGCATTGCCGCCGGTCTTGTCCTCGGCGCACTGATCCCCTTTGTCGCCACCGGCTTCATCACCGCCGTGCTGCCGGTCAAGGCGGTCACCTCGATCTACCCGGCCGAACTCGGCCTCGGCGTGCTCTATGGCGGGCTGACCGCGCTTGCCTTTGCGCTCTGGCCGCTGGGCCGCGCCCATGACGTGCCGCCGAGCCTGTTGTTCCGCGACGATGCCTCCGCCACGCGCACCTGGCCGCGCAAGCGCTACATCGTCGCCACCGCCGCCGCCGTCCTGCTGCTCGCAGGCCTTGCCATTGTGCTGGCCGGCGACCTGCGCATCTCGCTCACCTATGTCGGCGCGACGGCGGTCGTCTTCGTGCTCTTGATGCTGATCGCGCGCGGCATCATGGCCGCGGCCCGCCGCATGCCGCATCCGCGCGGCGCGGAGCTGCGCCTGGCGCTGGCCAACATCCACCGCCCCGGCGCACTGACCCCGTCGGTCGTGCTCTCGCTCGGCCTCGGCCTGTCGCTGCTGGTCGCGCTGGCGCTGATCGACGGCAACCTGCGGCGCGAGCTCGGCACCACCATCACCCAGAACGCGCCGAGCTTCTTCTTCCTCGACGTGCAGCAGTCGGAGCGCGAGGCCTTCGACGCCCTGCTCGCCCGCGAGGCGCCGGGCGGTACCATCGACGGCGCGCCGATGCTGCGTGGCCGCATCGCGGCGGTCAACGGCGTGCCGAGCGACCAGATCGTCGCCCCGGAAGGCGGCGGCTGGGTCCTGCGCGGCGATCGCGGCATCACCTATGCCGCCGAGAAGCCGGCCAATGCCGAGCTGACCCAGGGCAGCTGGTGGGCTCCCGATCACAGCGGCACGCCGCTCGTCTCCTTCGAGGCCGATGCCGGCGCCGATCTCGGCCTGAAGATCGGCGACACGATCACCGTCAACGTGCTCGGCCGCGAACTCACCGCCGAGATCGCCAATTTCCGAAGGGTGGAGTGGGAGTCGCTGGCGATCAACTTCGTCATGGTGTTCTCGCCCAACACCTTCGCCGGCGCCCCGCACACCCATCTGCGGACCCTCGCCTATGCCGATGGCGGCGACGAGGCCCGTGGGCTGGCGCTGCTCAAGACCCTCTCCCAGGAATTTCCGACCGTGACTGCGGTGCGGGTCAAGGACGCCATCCAGCAGGTCAACAACCTGGTGGAGCAGCTCGCCTGGGCGATCCGCGCGGCCGCCTCCATCACGCTGGTCGCCTCGGTCCTGGTGCTGGGCGGCGCGCTCGCCGCCGGCCACCGGCACCGGGTCTATGATGCGGTGATCCTCAAGACCCTGGGCGCCACCCGCGGCCGGCTGATCGCCAGCTTCTCGATGGAATATGCGATCCTCGGTCTCGTCACCGCCGCCTTCGCGGTGATCGCCGGAGCGCTTGCCGCCTCCTTCGTGCTGGTCGAGATCATGGACGCGACCTTCACCTTCCTGCCCGTGACCGCCTTCGGCGCGGCCCTTGCCGCACTCGTGCTGACGGTCGGATTCGGCCTGATCGGCACCTGGCAGGTGCTGGGACGCAAGCCCGCACCGGTGCTGCGCAACCTTTGA
- a CDS encoding NAD(P)H-dependent oxidoreductase, producing MAKRILVLDGHPGPDSLCGALAASYVQGATRAGHQVKLLRLSQMQFDPDMGPGFKPAKVLEPCLAEVQAAITWCEHLVIVHPLWWGLMPAKLKGLIDRVLLPGYAFRYEPGQMVPAKLLKGRSAEVLVTSDTPPWYLRFLLWTPGFRAMRKQILEFCGFSPVRFRTFAPVQGSDEKKRKGWIEKAGKYGEVA from the coding sequence ATGGCGAAACGTATTCTCGTGCTGGACGGGCATCCGGGTCCGGACAGCCTGTGCGGGGCGCTGGCCGCCTCCTATGTCCAGGGCGCCACGCGCGCCGGACATCAGGTGAAGCTGCTGCGCCTGTCGCAGATGCAGTTCGACCCGGACATGGGGCCGGGTTTCAAGCCGGCAAAGGTGCTGGAGCCGTGCCTTGCCGAGGTGCAGGCGGCGATCACCTGGTGCGAGCATCTGGTGATCGTGCATCCGCTGTGGTGGGGATTGATGCCGGCCAAGCTGAAGGGGCTGATCGACCGGGTTCTGCTGCCCGGTTACGCCTTTCGCTACGAGCCCGGCCAGATGGTGCCGGCAAAGCTGCTGAAGGGGCGTTCGGCCGAAGTGCTGGTCACCTCCGACACGCCGCCATGGTACCTGCGCTTCCTGCTGTGGACGCCCGGCTTCCGGGCGATGCGCAAGCAGATCCTGGAGTTCTGCGGCTTTTCGCCCGTGCGCTTCCGCACCTTCGCGCCGGTGCAGGGCTCGGACGAGAAAAAGCGCAAGGGCTGGATCGAGAAGGCAGGAAAATACGGGGAGGTGGCCTGA
- a CDS encoding GNAT family N-acetyltransferase, whose protein sequence is MSIGLTALRPARHDDAEALATIHEDAWRSTYRGIIDGLELERMISRRGPKWWRTALSRGVQIQILQVAGIPAGYATWGRSRMRELPFEGEIYELYVRPDHQGLGFGSELFTATRAALTRARLDGLAIRVLKDNDEAVRFYQRRGGQILMTSRERIAQTTLDLTVFGWFPEERY, encoded by the coding sequence ATGAGTATCGGCCTGACAGCCCTGCGCCCAGCGCGCCACGACGATGCCGAAGCGCTCGCCACCATCCACGAGGATGCCTGGCGGTCGACCTATCGGGGTATCATCGACGGCCTGGAACTGGAGCGGATGATCTCCCGCCGCGGGCCGAAATGGTGGCGTACCGCCTTGTCGCGCGGTGTCCAGATCCAGATCCTGCAGGTCGCCGGCATTCCCGCCGGCTATGCCACCTGGGGCCGCAGCCGCATGCGCGAGCTGCCCTTCGAGGGCGAGATCTACGAGCTCTATGTCCGGCCGGACCATCAGGGCCTCGGCTTCGGCAGCGAGCTGTTCACCGCCACCCGCGCCGCCCTGACCCGCGCCCGTCTCGACGGCCTTGCCATCCGGGTGCTCAAGGACAATGACGAGGCGGTCCGCTTCTACCAGCGACGCGGCGGCCAGATCCTGATGACCAGCCGCGAGCGCATCGCCCAGACGACCCTCGATCTCACGGTCTTCGGCTGGTTCCCCGAAGAGCGTTACTGA
- a CDS encoding TetR/AcrR family transcriptional regulator encodes MVGRPQKRTRETRDRILAEAARLFSGQGFEATSVDAIAEAAGVAKATVFAHFADKTSLLIAARTADLEQLEVAMRAHVARTPIGETRDYIAGIFRPWLALYRSDPDFARLYLVQSTLRDGPWTRLFLGVCQAMEECALEGFRRLSREGRLVRGADPDLLAQGVLAFFYHMIVGHSLGTLAGEDAQLALFDGLLAAWLSTGAAEAQDV; translated from the coding sequence ATGGTCGGACGGCCCCAGAAGCGCACCCGCGAAACCCGTGACAGGATCCTCGCCGAGGCGGCCCGCCTCTTCTCGGGCCAGGGGTTCGAGGCGACCAGCGTCGATGCGATCGCCGAGGCAGCCGGCGTTGCCAAGGCAACGGTCTTCGCCCACTTCGCCGACAAGACCAGCCTGCTGATCGCCGCGCGCACGGCCGATCTCGAGCAGCTTGAGGTCGCCATGCGCGCCCATGTGGCCCGCACGCCGATCGGCGAGACCCGCGACTACATTGCCGGCATCTTCCGCCCCTGGCTGGCGCTCTACCGCTCCGATCCGGACTTCGCCCGCCTCTATCTCGTCCAGTCGACCCTGCGCGACGGCCCGTGGACGCGGCTGTTTCTCGGCGTCTGTCAGGCGATGGAAGAGTGCGCGCTCGAGGGGTTTCGCCGGCTGTCGCGCGAAGGGCGCCTTGTGCGCGGTGCGGACCCGGATCTTCTGGCCCAGGGCGTGCTCGCGTTCTTCTATCACATGATCGTCGGCCACAGCCTCGGCACCCTTGCCGGCGAGGACGCGCAGCTCGCCCTGTTCGACGGCCTGCTCGCCGCCTGGCTTTCGACCGGCGCGGCAGAGGCACAGGATGTTTGA
- a CDS encoding DUF2794 domain-containing protein, which yields MSEFDEDASRAGAEPAPISGLATARSPGAPPVPALVSFHRRELDLILRVYGHRVASGEWRDYAIDHLKDRAVFSVFRRSSEMPLFRIEKVPRNAKRQGAYAVVGTGGVILKRGGDLAQVLKVFEKKRHLSLV from the coding sequence ATGAGCGAGTTCGATGAAGACGCATCCAGGGCCGGGGCGGAGCCGGCGCCGATCTCCGGCCTTGCGACTGCCCGCAGTCCCGGCGCACCGCCTGTCCCCGCGCTTGTTTCCTTTCATCGGCGCGAACTCGATCTGATCCTGCGGGTCTATGGCCACCGGGTGGCCTCGGGCGAATGGCGGGATTACGCCATCGACCACCTGAAGGACCGGGCGGTGTTCTCTGTCTTCCGCCGCAGCTCCGAAATGCCGCTGTTCCGCATCGAGAAAGTGCCGCGCAACGCCAAGCGGCAGGGCGCCTATGCCGTGGTCGGCACGGGCGGTGTGATCCTCAAGCGCGGCGGCGACCTTGCCCAGGTGCTCAAGGTCTTCGAGAAGAAGCGTCACCTCAGCCTGGTGTGA